Below is a window of Halolamina sp. CBA1230 DNA.
CGCTCGTCACGAACACGTTGCCGAGCAGGTCGACGGAGCCGACCGGGAGTTCCGGCAGCCCGTCGGTCCGGAACGTCGTGGTCGTCGTCTCGTAGTAGCGGGCGCCGCTGCCGGCGAACAGGCGGATGACGTTGCGCAGGACCAGCCCCAGCCCGATCGAGGTCAGCAGCATCGGCACCGGCCCGGTGTCGTTGATCGGCGTGAAGAACAGCCTCGCGAGCGCGAGGCTGACGACGCCGCCGCCGACCATCGCGAGGACGGCCGCCGCCGGCAGCGGGAGGAGGCCGGCCGCGAGGAACCCCAGGAACGCCCCGATGGTGAGGTACTCGCCGTAGGCGAAGTTGATCATGTTCACCACGCCGTAGATGAGGGTGAACCCGATGGCCGCGATCGCGATGTACGACCCCGAGACCAGTCCGAAAACGACGTTCTGGGCCAGTCCCATGTTCAGTACTCGTCCTCGGAGACGAAGTCACTGAGATCGGAGGCGGGGATGGTCTCCACCTGGCTGAACTCCCCGTTCTGTACCTCGTTGACCGCCACTGGCCCGATGACGTTCCCGAAGTTCGTGAAGTTCGTCGGCGTCGCCGCCCCGGTGTAGTTGATCGACTCGCCGTTGTCGAGCGCCTCCTTCCCCTCGGCGAACGTGGCGACCTCCGTCCCCTCGCCGCGGGAGACCGGGCCGAGGTTCCGCTCGATCGACTCCGGCGTCGCCTCGCCGGCGCGGTGGATCGCCAGCGCCGTGACGTTGATCGCGTCCCACGCCGGCGGCGTCCAGCCGTTGATTTCGGCGTCGCCGCCGCCCTGGTAGGCCTCTTCGAAGGTGTCGTAGCTCGGCCCGCTCCGGCTCGGGCTACACGCCCACGCGCCCTCGAGCTGGTCACCCACCTGTTCGGGCAGGGAGTTCTGGGCCAGCGGGTCCGAGAGGATGGGCTGACGACCGTATTCGCCGTCGGCCCAGTCGGTCATGAGCGTGGTCGCGCTCTCCAGGGGCATGCTCACGGCGAAGGCGCTGAACTCCTCGCTGAACAGCCGTTCGAGCGCCGACTGGTAGCTCGACTCACCGAGGTTGACCTCCACCTGCGTGGCGACGGTGCCGTCGTTGTCCTCGTACGCCGTCCGGAACCCGTCGACCCAGCTGCGGGCGCCCTCGCTGGTGCCGTTGATGATGCCGACCGTCCCGTGGTCCTGGTCGAGCGCGCGGAACGCCGCGCCCGCGGTGTGGACGGTGTCGCCGATGACGGTCCGCCAGATCCACTGGTCGTCCGAGATCTCCTCCGGCGTCCCCATGTCGCCTCCACGAGTGTCGAGATACGACGACCCCGGCCAGGGCGTGATCACGGGGGTCTCCTGCTCCTGCAGGAAATCCCAGAGGGGGTTGATCTCGCTGGAGAACAGCCCCAGGATCGCGACGGCGTCGTCGTTCTCGATGAGCTGGGTCGTCACCGAGCGGGCCTCCTGTGGGTCCACGGCGGTGTCCCGGCGCACGACGTCCAGTTCGCGGTCGAGCGGGCCGCCGGCCTCGTTGATCATCTCCAGTGCCACGTCGGTCGCCTGCGAGACACCCGGCTGGAGGAAGTCCCAGTCGCCGGTGAGGGAGGCCGGCTGCCCCAGCACGATGGTGTCGCCGTCG
It encodes the following:
- a CDS encoding ABC transporter substrate-binding protein, whose amino-acid sequence is MVSDNIDRRQFLKATGGGAIVATAGCLGFGGGDGDTIVLGQPASLTGDWDFLQPGVSQATDVALEMINEAGGPLDRELDVVRRDTAVDPQEARSVTTQLIENDDAVAILGLFSSEINPLWDFLQEQETPVITPWPGSSYLDTRGGDMGTPEEISDDQWIWRTVIGDTVHTAGAAFRALDQDHGTVGIINGTSEGARSWVDGFRTAYEDNDGTVATQVEVNLGESSYQSALERLFSEEFSAFAVSMPLESATTLMTDWADGEYGRQPILSDPLAQNSLPEQVGDQLEGAWACSPSRSGPSYDTFEEAYQGGGDAEINGWTPPAWDAINVTALAIHRAGEATPESIERNLGPVSRGEGTEVATFAEGKEALDNGESINYTGAATPTNFTNFGNVIGPVAVNEVQNGEFSQVETIPASDLSDFVSEDEY